Proteins encoded in a region of the Campylobacter sp. MIT 99-7217 genome:
- a CDS encoding ABC transporter ATP-binding protein: MIRLDNITKFYQLNNGTKHYVFKDFTFEFPDNCSIGLMGKNGAGKSTLMNMLSGAEVPNRGKIITNVRISWPLGLGGGFQNALTARENVAFVARVYGFRGQKLKEKIKFVEDFAEIGKFFDEPIGTYSSGMRSRIGFGLSMAFDFDYYLIDEAGAVGDPAFAKKSRKLYEERLSSSKVIMVSHNIQEIKQWCDKIVLLDNGNIHVYDDVDEGIAVYQGKLK, from the coding sequence ATGATAAGACTTGATAATATCACTAAATTTTACCAGCTTAACAATGGCACGAAGCATTATGTTTTCAAGGATTTTACCTTTGAATTTCCTGATAATTGCAGCATTGGACTTATGGGTAAAAATGGGGCTGGAAAATCAACTTTGATGAATATGCTAAGTGGGGCTGAAGTGCCAAATCGTGGAAAAATCATCACAAATGTCCGCATCTCTTGGCCACTTGGCTTAGGAGGAGGCTTTCAAAATGCTTTAACAGCAAGAGAAAATGTTGCCTTTGTTGCTAGGGTTTATGGCTTTAGAGGGCAAAAACTCAAAGAAAAGATCAAATTTGTAGAAGATTTTGCAGAAATTGGTAAATTTTTTGATGAACCTATAGGCACTTATAGTTCTGGTATGCGTTCAAGGATAGGCTTTGGACTGAGCATGGCTTTTGACTTTGATTATTACTTGATCGATGAAGCTGGAGCGGTGGGCGATCCTGCCTTTGCTAAAAAAAGTAGAAAACTTTACGAAGAAAGGCTTTCAAGCTCAAAAGTGATCATGGTTTCTCATAATATCCAAGAAATCAAACAATGGTGCGATAAAATCGTCCTACTTGATAATGGAAATATCCATGTTTATGATGATGTTGATGAGGGTATAGCTGTGTATCAAGGAAAGCTTAAATGA
- a CDS encoding ABC transporter permease: MFNVVYALFFRELKTRFGKNRRLGYFWVIGEPMGQILVILSVVTMIRQYRHFPMPEGISIFMFLATGIIPYFMFRSTVTQMLGGISGNLGLFTYKPVKPIHVFIARTLVESFIYFFIFVLTMILVGWIFHLSVLPYHFLEVYGAFLVLVFSGFALGLCLTILNHFIEPLKSILPYFVVLIYVSSAIIYPSWIVPDSLFEYLLYNPWLHITETIKMNYFEHYPAREGVNILYPIIVSLILLLVGLWVYYYKRQELSAARP; this comes from the coding sequence ATGTTTAATGTTGTTTATGCCCTTTTTTTTCGAGAGTTGAAAACTCGTTTTGGTAAAAACAGAAGGCTTGGTTATTTTTGGGTTATTGGCGAACCTATGGGGCAAATTTTAGTGATCTTAAGCGTTGTTACGATGATAAGGCAGTATAGACATTTTCCCATGCCAGAGGGGATATCTATCTTCATGTTTTTAGCTACAGGGATTATCCCTTATTTTATGTTTCGAAGCACAGTTACTCAAATGCTTGGTGGAATCAGCGGAAATTTAGGGCTTTTTACTTATAAACCGGTAAAACCCATACATGTTTTTATCGCAAGAACCTTAGTTGAGAGCTTTATTTATTTTTTTATTTTTGTTTTAACAATGATTTTAGTTGGTTGGATTTTTCATCTTAGTGTCTTACCCTATCACTTTTTAGAAGTTTATGGAGCTTTTTTAGTTTTAGTATTTTCAGGCTTTGCTTTAGGACTTTGCCTTACTATACTTAATCACTTCATTGAGCCTTTAAAATCTATCCTGCCTTATTTTGTTGTGTTGATTTATGTTAGTTCAGCTATCATTTATCCAAGCTGGATTGTTCCTGATTCTTTATTTGAATACTTACTTTACAATCCTTGGCTTCATATAACAGAAACCATTAAAATGAACTATTTTGAACATTATCCTGCAAGAGAGGGTGTAAATATACTTTATCCTATCATCGTAAGTCTTATACTGCTTCTTGTTGGGCTTTGGGTGTATTATTATAAAAGACAAGAGTTATCGGCGGCAAGACCATGA
- a CDS encoding ATP-binding protein, whose amino-acid sequence MQVEASKNQNFGFSYTTSTGKSLSLSMFDNKSASASQDENSKSLSLRHEYGFSFSFQGSKLTEDDVSEIKNAMKEIEPILNEFMQNSKVGELKPKDFIQNAMQIANLLPSSEDENKQNATLNNLVNLMDNTLKQHQGGIQSENVNLLEDTKKLFEEVLKQIQEKLEAQKKELEEKNSQKGENQFDFYV is encoded by the coding sequence ATGCAAGTTGAAGCAAGTAAAAATCAAAATTTCGGTTTTTCTTATACCACAAGTACCGGAAAAAGTTTATCTCTTTCCATGTTTGATAACAAAAGTGCCTCAGCTAGTCAAGATGAAAACTCAAAAAGTTTAAGTCTAAGACATGAATATGGCTTTAGTTTTTCTTTTCAAGGCTCTAAGCTCACTGAAGATGATGTGAGCGAGATCAAAAATGCCATGAAAGAAATAGAGCCTATCTTAAACGAATTTATGCAAAATAGCAAGGTTGGCGAGCTAAAACCAAAGGATTTTATCCAAAATGCTATGCAAATTGCAAATCTTTTGCCAAGTAGCGAAGATGAAAACAAGCAAAATGCAACCCTAAATAATCTTGTTAATTTAATGGACAACACCCTAAAACAACACCAAGGTGGCATTCAAAGCGAGAATGTAAATTTACTTGAAGATACTAAAAAGCTTTTTGAAGAGGTTTTAAAGCAAATTCAAGAAAAACTTGAGGCACAAAAGAAAGAGCTTGAGGAAAAAAATTCGCAAAAAGGCGAAAATCAATTCGATTTTTATGTTTGA
- a CDS encoding dUTP diphosphatase, whose amino-acid sequence MTYAQIVQSMLELQQRLNDETNGVGWEDGYTKEGKLISFRRCIYMECAELMDSFAWKHWKSIKNPTNWQNVRIEIVDIWHFILSLLLEEYKRKNPDKEFIAKEVISVGSFNDFCKETSKPNDEDIYGVLNDIELIIHKCSGFGFDLGELLSAYFILAIKCGLNLETLYKTYIGKNVLNAFRQNHGYKDGSYKKVWNGKEDNEVLSEILENELEYDAIYQSLEKAYKNAK is encoded by the coding sequence ATGACTTATGCACAAATTGTTCAAAGTATGCTCGAGCTTCAACAAAGGCTTAATGACGAAACCAACGGCGTTGGCTGGGAAGATGGCTACACGAAAGAAGGCAAGCTCATCAGCTTTAGAAGGTGCATTTATATGGAATGTGCTGAGCTTATGGACTCTTTTGCATGGAAGCATTGGAAGAGCATAAAAAACCCTACGAATTGGCAAAATGTGCGTATTGAAATCGTCGATATCTGGCATTTTATCTTAAGCTTACTTTTAGAAGAATATAAAAGGAAAAACCCAGATAAAGAATTTATCGCTAAAGAAGTCATTAGCGTGGGTTCTTTTAATGATTTTTGTAAAGAGACAAGTAAGCCAAATGATGAAGATATTTACGGCGTTTTAAATGATATAGAGCTTATCATTCATAAGTGCAGTGGCTTTGGCTTTGATCTTGGAGAGCTTTTATCGGCGTATTTTATCCTTGCTATTAAATGTGGCTTAAATCTTGAAACCCTTTATAAAACTTATATCGGTAAAAATGTGCTTAATGCCTTTAGGCAAAATCACGGCTATAAAGATGGCTCATATAAAAAAGTGTGGAATGGCAAAGAAGATAACGAAGTTTTAAGCGAAATTTTAGAAAACGAGCTTGAGTATGACGCCATTTATCAAAGCTTAGAAAAAGCCTATAAAAACGCAAAATGA
- a CDS encoding EI24 domain-containing protein — translation MKEVLSLALRDFFTKKFLKFAFLPLFLSFILLAILAFFGFHFLLDYFDSLFASSDQSGVLAWIYSFAFVQILLVILSFLSASFIVVFASVFLAIFIVSFLTPLISKEINAKYYHHELRGEVSFFKALQKMLWIFCKFIFFFACASVLLLVPFVNLFIYYVVIYYLFHKLLILDVASSVLNKAEFEHFYLKTTPLEFKFATLCFYLLSSVPFFGLFLQVFYVIFLTHLFYQKVLDLKPLQTAQNQLS, via the coding sequence ATGAAAGAAGTTTTAAGCCTCGCACTTAGGGATTTTTTTACGAAAAAATTTCTTAAATTTGCCTTTTTGCCTTTGTTTTTAAGCTTTATTTTGCTTGCGATTTTAGCTTTTTTTGGCTTTCATTTTTTGCTTGATTATTTTGATAGCTTGTTTGCAAGCAGTGATCAAAGCGGAGTTTTAGCGTGGATTTATAGCTTTGCTTTCGTGCAAATTTTGCTTGTGATTTTAAGTTTTTTATCTGCTTCTTTTATCGTGGTTTTTGCCTCGGTTTTTTTGGCGATTTTCATCGTTTCTTTTTTAACCCCCTTAATTTCAAAAGAAATCAACGCCAAATACTATCACCACGAGCTTAGAGGGGAAGTAAGCTTTTTTAAAGCCTTACAAAAAATGCTTTGGATATTTTGTAAATTTATTTTCTTTTTTGCTTGTGCTAGCGTGCTTTTGCTTGTGCCTTTTGTGAATTTGTTTATTTATTATGTGGTGATTTACTATCTTTTTCATAAGCTTTTGATCTTAGATGTGGCAAGTAGCGTGCTTAACAAAGCAGAATTTGAACACTTTTATTTAAAAACTACGCCCTTAGAGTTTAAATTTGCAACGCTTTGCTTTTATTTGCTCTCATCAGTGCCATTTTTTGGGCTGTTTTTGCAAGTTTTTTATGTGATTTTCCTTACTCATCTTTTTTATCAAAAAGTTCTTGATCTTAAACCCTTGCAAACTGCACAAAATCAGCTATCTTAA
- the tilS gene encoding tRNA lysidine(34) synthetase TilS yields the protein MNINAEVLKELKKGKNLLAFSYGSDSTALFYLLTRLDIAFDLAMINYKMRLNADTEELEAKKLALKFKKKIFSTQAPFFQNNFESNARAFRYDFFEQICVQKGYENLILAHQLNDQFEWFLMQFSKGAGLLELLGMKELEKRKSYTLLRPLLYTPKSEIYAFLKQNKIHFFEDESNADEKFKRNFFRKHFANEFLEHFSSGAKKSFEYLNEDLKALLDENLSEFEGILKCALNASIIAKAFKQKGILLSFKQRKQMMKKDCVMSGKIALCFYEGKAFVFEFLKNEKMPKKFKEECRKAKIPPFLRSFLFEKGLKIADFVQFARV from the coding sequence ATTAACATTAATGCCGAGGTTTTAAAAGAGCTTAAAAAGGGCAAAAATCTGCTTGCTTTTTCTTATGGTAGCGATTCTACCGCACTTTTTTATCTTTTAACGAGGCTTGATATTGCTTTTGATTTGGCTATGATTAATTACAAAATGCGTTTAAATGCCGATACTGAAGAACTTGAAGCCAAAAAACTTGCCCTTAAATTTAAGAAAAAAATTTTTAGCACACAAGCACCCTTTTTTCAAAACAATTTTGAAAGCAATGCGCGTGCGTTTAGATATGATTTTTTTGAGCAAATTTGCGTCCAAAAAGGCTATGAAAACTTGATCTTAGCACATCAGCTTAATGATCAATTTGAGTGGTTTTTGATGCAATTTAGCAAGGGTGCTGGGCTTTTGGAGCTTTTGGGAATGAAAGAGCTTGAAAAAAGAAAATCCTACACTCTTTTAAGACCCTTGCTTTACACGCCAAAGAGCGAAATTTACGCCTTTTTAAAGCAAAATAAAATTCATTTTTTTGAAGATGAGAGCAATGCTGATGAGAAATTTAAGCGGAATTTTTTTAGAAAGCATTTTGCAAACGAGTTTTTAGAGCATTTTTCAAGTGGAGCGAAGAAAAGTTTTGAGTATTTAAATGAGGATTTAAAAGCACTTTTAGATGAGAATTTAAGCGAGTTTGAGGGGATTTTAAAATGTGCTTTAAATGCTAGCATTATCGCAAAGGCTTTTAAGCAAAAAGGAATTTTGCTTTCTTTTAAACAAAGAAAGCAAATGATGAAAAAAGACTGCGTAATGAGTGGTAAAATCGCACTTTGCTTTTATGAGGGAAAGGCTTTTGTTTTTGAGTTTTTAAAAAATGAAAAAATGCCCAAAAAATTTAAAGAAGAGTGTAGAAAAGCCAAAATTCCGCCCTTTTTAAGAAGCTTTTTGTTTGAAAAAGGGCTTAAGATAGCTGATTTTGTGCAGTTTGCAAGGGTTTAA
- the rimO gene encoding 30S ribosomal protein S12 methylthiotransferase RimO, with protein MPKLYLQSLGCNKNLVDSEIMLGRLSNYALTQDPNKADVLIVNTCGFIKSAKEESINAILELHESRKKGSLLVVTGCLMQRYREELMKELPEVDIFSGTGDFEKIDELILKKQNLFSNSTYLQGENTARIITGSNSHAFIKIAEGCNQNCSFCAIPSFKGRLKSRSIKSIVNEVQSLVKRGFKDFSFIAQDTSSYLFDEGKKDGLISLIDEIEKIEGIKAARILYLYPTTASFKLIERIIKSNIFVNYFDMPLQHISDKMLKIMKRGADSSHLKELLNLMRKAEQSFLRTGFIVGHPGENEEDFKELCEFIKEFDFDRISIFGYSKEEDTKAFDMSQIPSKIINQRLKIIEKIVEQKLDENFEKEVQKIRKVICTGTSSEGEFFVAGKDLRWTHEIDGEILINESLCGKLESGLIYECKITQSVDKKLIATALRKIDD; from the coding sequence ATGCCAAAACTTTATTTACAATCTTTGGGCTGTAACAAAAACCTTGTGGATAGCGAGATCATGCTAGGGCGTCTTAGCAACTACGCTTTAACGCAAGATCCAAACAAGGCTGATGTTTTGATCGTCAATACCTGTGGCTTCATCAAAAGTGCTAAAGAAGAAAGTATAAATGCTATTTTAGAGCTTCACGAAAGCCGTAAAAAAGGCTCTTTGCTCGTGGTAACTGGCTGTTTGATGCAAAGATATCGCGAGGAGCTGATGAAAGAGCTTCCGGAGGTTGATATTTTCAGCGGAACAGGGGATTTTGAAAAGATAGATGAGCTTATCTTAAAAAAACAAAATCTTTTCTCAAATTCAACTTACCTGCAAGGCGAAAATACCGCTCGCATTATCACAGGCTCAAACTCTCACGCCTTTATAAAAATCGCTGAGGGTTGCAATCAAAACTGCTCATTTTGTGCTATCCCAAGCTTTAAAGGTAGGCTTAAATCACGAAGCATAAAAAGCATAGTAAATGAGGTTCAAAGCCTTGTAAAAAGAGGTTTTAAAGACTTTTCTTTCATCGCTCAAGATACAAGTTCGTATCTTTTTGATGAGGGCAAAAAAGATGGGCTTATAAGTTTGATTGATGAGATCGAAAAGATAGAGGGCATAAAGGCTGCGCGCATACTTTATCTTTATCCAACTACGGCAAGTTTTAAGCTCATAGAACGCATTATAAAATCAAATATTTTTGTGAATTACTTTGATATGCCCTTGCAACATATCAGCGATAAAATGCTTAAGATCATGAAGCGAGGGGCTGATTCTTCGCATTTAAAAGAGCTTTTAAATTTGATGAGAAAAGCAGAGCAAAGCTTTTTAAGAACGGGTTTTATCGTAGGACACCCGGGAGAAAATGAGGAGGATTTTAAAGAACTTTGCGAGTTTATCAAGGAATTTGACTTTGATAGGATCAGCATTTTTGGCTACTCCAAAGAAGAAGATACCAAGGCTTTTGATATGTCTCAAATTCCAAGCAAAATCATCAACCAACGCCTTAAAATCATCGAAAAAATCGTCGAACAAAAACTAGATGAAAACTTTGAAAAAGAAGTGCAAAAGATAAGAAAAGTAATATGCACAGGCACTTCAAGCGAGGGAGAATTTTTTGTGGCGGGCAAGGATTTGCGTTGGACGCATGAAATTGACGGGGAAATTCTTATAAATGAAAGCTTGTGTGGAAAGCTTGAAAGTGGCTTGATTTATGAGTGTAAAATCACGCAAAGTGTTGATAAAAAGCTCATTGCAACGGCTTTAAGAAAAATAGATGATTAA
- the prfB gene encoding peptide chain release factor 2 — MDNYEYTELLKTLKNKVSNIASIIKPENIKARLKEIEALENDPSFWSDVKNAGIIGKEKTKITNLLKNYENAFNAINDASELFDLANAENDTATLEAIFNDANSLEDSITSLEISMLLSGENDSKNAIVSIHPGAGGTESNDWASMLYRMYLRFCEREGFKVETLDFQEGDEAGLKDVSFLVKGENAYGYLKAENGIHRLVRTSPFDSAGRRHTSFSSVMVSPELDDDIEIEIEEKDIRIDYYRASGAGGQHINKTESAVRITHNPSGIVVQCQNDRSQHKNKATAFKMLKSRLYELELMKQQEANNSSEKSEIGWGHQIRSYVLFPYQQIKDNRSNEAFSQVDSILDGDIKKMIEGVLIALKNE, encoded by the coding sequence ATGGACAATTACGAATACACCGAGCTTTTAAAGACTTTAAAAAATAAAGTAAGTAACATTGCTTCCATCATCAAGCCTGAAAATATCAAGGCAAGGCTAAAGGAGATCGAGGCTCTTGAAAATGACCCAAGTTTTTGGAGCGATGTAAAAAATGCCGGCATTATAGGCAAGGAAAAAACAAAAATCACAAATTTACTTAAAAACTACGAAAACGCTTTTAATGCCATTAACGACGCAAGCGAGCTTTTTGACCTAGCTAATGCAGAAAATGACACCGCCACGCTTGAAGCTATCTTTAATGACGCAAACAGCCTTGAGGACAGCATTACAAGCCTTGAAATTTCTATGCTTTTAAGTGGGGAAAATGACAGCAAAAATGCTATCGTTAGCATTCACCCAGGAGCTGGTGGAACTGAAAGCAATGACTGGGCGAGCATGCTTTATAGAATGTATCTTAGATTTTGCGAGCGTGAGGGCTTTAAGGTGGAGACCTTGGACTTTCAAGAAGGCGATGAAGCGGGGCTTAAAGATGTGAGCTTTTTGGTTAAGGGCGAAAATGCTTATGGGTATTTAAAGGCTGAAAATGGCATTCACCGCCTCGTTCGCACAAGCCCTTTTGATAGTGCGGGACGCAGGCACACAAGCTTTTCAAGCGTTATGGTAAGCCCTGAGCTTGATGATGATATTGAAATCGAGATCGAGGAAAAGGACATTCGCATTGATTATTACCGCGCAAGTGGTGCAGGCGGACAGCACATCAACAAAACAGAATCCGCCGTTCGTATAACGCACAATCCAAGCGGCATAGTCGTGCAGTGTCAAAATGACAGATCCCAGCACAAAAACAAAGCCACCGCCTTTAAAATGCTAAAATCCCGCCTTTACGAGCTTGAGCTTATGAAGCAACAAGAGGCAAATAATTCAAGCGAAAAAAGCGAAATCGGCTGGGGACATCAAATCCGCTCTTATGTGCTTTTCCCTTACCAGCAAATAAAAGACAACCGCTCAAACGAAGCCTTTTCTCAGGTTGATAGCATACTTGATGGAGATATTAAAAAAATGATCGAGGGCGTTTTGATTGCCCTTAAAAACGAGTGA
- the rdgB gene encoding RdgB/HAM1 family non-canonical purine NTP pyrophosphatase produces MKILLASSNSHKLKELKALLKNFEIYAFHEVLTPFEIEENGTSFKQNAMIKAKAVFEALDERQKKEFIVLSDDSGVCVEALNNAPGIYSARFSPEKTDLANNALLIKKLKDLNLQESKAYYVACIAAKGDLVEFCTHGYLHGKIITSPKGENGFGYDPLFIPKNYDKTLAELKFDEKAQISHRSKALEYMRICLQTIKEK; encoded by the coding sequence ATGAAAATACTTCTAGCAAGCTCGAATTCTCATAAACTCAAAGAACTAAAAGCCTTGCTTAAGAATTTTGAAATTTACGCATTTCATGAGGTGCTAACTCCTTTTGAGATCGAAGAAAATGGCACAAGCTTTAAACAAAATGCTATGATTAAAGCAAAGGCTGTTTTTGAAGCCCTTGATGAAAGGCAGAAAAAAGAATTTATTGTTTTAAGTGATGATAGTGGGGTTTGTGTTGAGGCTTTAAACAATGCTCCGGGCATTTATTCGGCTAGATTTAGTCCGGAAAAAACAGACCTTGCAAACAATGCTTTGTTGATAAAAAAACTTAAGGACTTAAATTTGCAAGAAAGTAAGGCTTATTATGTTGCTTGTATAGCAGCTAAGGGGGATTTGGTGGAATTTTGCACACATGGATATTTGCATGGAAAAATCATCACTTCGCCAAAAGGAGAAAATGGCTTTGGCTACGATCCACTTTTTATCCCTAAAAATTACGATAAAACACTAGCTGAACTTAAATTTGACGAAAAAGCACAAATTTCTCATCGCTCTAAAGCCTTAGAATACATGCGAATTTGTCTTCAAACTATAAAGGAAAAATAA
- a CDS encoding MFS transporter — protein sequence MLKSVLPLSFIVGTRFFGLFIVLPVLSLYATHLQGANTLLIGFLVGVYALAQMFLQVPFGIMSDKFGRKKTLLLGLVIFIIGSFICAYADHIYMMILGRAIQGAGAVGAVAVAMISDFVEEENRGKAMAIMGIFIGLSFAASMVISPLMSEKFGLSSLFELSAFLSFICIILLYTLVPKAPCITHQNIKTPLHKFFTQKNFALMNFTNFMQKMLMSLVFVFFPVLLVESFDYPKQDLYVIYTFCMIAGFLAMGLAGSLGEKRGLSKAMLLFGVFCFLVSFVLFEFSFYLEALSCFIIAFIVFFIGFNIHEPIMQSCASKFAKVNEKGAALGVFNAFGYAGSFFGGIFGGIMMYFGYFIYMIIALIILWFILLCFLKNPNEFKNLYLGLDEKFDIQKLQDTLGIIDIYQNAKNKVIKFDSKILDEEKIRTLIKC from the coding sequence ATGCTAAAGAGTGTTTTACCGCTTTCTTTTATCGTTGGAACTAGATTTTTTGGACTTTTTATAGTACTTCCGGTATTAAGTTTATACGCTACACATTTACAGGGTGCAAACACCCTTTTGATAGGATTTTTAGTAGGTGTTTATGCTCTAGCACAAATGTTTTTGCAAGTGCCTTTTGGTATCATGAGTGATAAATTTGGACGCAAAAAAACCTTGCTTTTGGGGCTTGTTATTTTTATCATCGGCTCTTTTATCTGTGCTTATGCAGATCATATTTATATGATGATTTTAGGGCGTGCTATACAAGGAGCTGGAGCTGTTGGAGCTGTGGCTGTGGCAATGATTAGTGATTTTGTGGAGGAAGAAAACAGAGGCAAGGCTATGGCGATAATGGGTATTTTTATAGGACTTAGCTTTGCTGCTTCTATGGTTATTTCTCCTTTAATGAGCGAAAAATTTGGGCTTTCAAGTCTTTTTGAGCTGAGTGCTTTTTTAAGTTTTATTTGTATTATCTTACTTTATACCTTAGTGCCAAAAGCCCCTTGCATTACTCATCAAAATATCAAAACCCCTTTGCATAAATTTTTTACCCAAAAGAATTTTGCCCTTATGAATTTTACAAATTTTATGCAAAAAATGCTTATGAGCTTGGTTTTTGTGTTTTTTCCTGTGTTGTTGGTTGAAAGTTTTGATTATCCTAAGCAAGATCTTTATGTGATCTATACTTTTTGTATGATAGCTGGATTTTTAGCTATGGGTTTAGCAGGGAGCTTAGGAGAAAAAAGAGGTTTGAGTAAAGCTATGCTTTTATTTGGAGTTTTTTGCTTTTTGGTAAGCTTTGTTTTATTTGAGTTTTCTTTTTATTTGGAAGCACTTTCGTGTTTTATCATAGCTTTTATCGTTTTTTTTATAGGTTTTAACATACATGAACCTATAATGCAAAGCTGTGCTTCTAAATTTGCTAAGGTTAATGAAAAAGGTGCTGCTTTGGGCGTTTTTAATGCTTTTGGTTATGCGGGTAGCTTTTTTGGTGGGATTTTTGGTGGGATTATGATGTATTTTGGATATTTTATTTATATGATTATCGCCTTGATAATCCTTTGGTTTATTTTGCTTTGTTTTTTAAAAAATCCAAATGAGTTTAAGAATTTATATCTTGGTCTTGATGAAAAATTTGATATACAAAAATTGCAAGATACCTTGGGTATAATCGATATATACCAAAATGCAAAAAATAAAGTGATCAAATTTGATAGTAAAATTTTAGATGAAGAGAAGATAAGAACTTTGATAAAGTGTTAA
- a CDS encoding thioredoxin fold domain-containing protein gives MKKFFITSLCLSSMLFAASNEEIIKFYSQIVQTQLPKAKVSIIKRQKVQNSDIESVELKISSPDGELTELLFTKDKFIFPELIDIKEGISYRQEFEMNKFQEAKLAFEKKALAELKKEKLIISLGDKNKPKMYVFSDPECPYCRQHLANIEAELKTHQIDFVFTPVHDKSAFEKSALIYKESKNAKSDAEKIAIFRKYFDPKLQNYPKVSEQELKQMTDLFSKYQKLGLRAVPAIINDK, from the coding sequence ATGAAAAAGTTTTTTATAACAAGTTTATGTTTAAGCAGTATGCTTTTTGCTGCGAGTAATGAAGAGATTATTAAATTTTATTCGCAAATCGTTCAAACTCAGCTTCCTAAGGCTAAGGTCAGTATCATCAAAAGACAAAAGGTGCAAAACTCAGACATTGAAAGTGTAGAGCTTAAGATAAGTAGCCCTGATGGCGAGCTTACGGAGCTTTTATTTACTAAAGATAAGTTTATCTTCCCAGAGCTTATAGATATAAAGGAAGGAATTTCTTATAGGCAAGAATTTGAAATGAATAAATTTCAAGAAGCTAAATTAGCTTTTGAAAAAAAAGCTCTTGCAGAACTTAAAAAAGAAAAGCTTATTATTTCACTAGGAGATAAAAATAAACCAAAGATGTATGTTTTTAGTGATCCTGAGTGTCCTTACTGCAGACAGCATTTAGCAAATATAGAAGCAGAGCTTAAAACACATCAAATTGATTTTGTCTTTACGCCTGTTCATGATAAATCAGCTTTTGAAAAATCAGCCCTCATCTACAAAGAAAGCAAAAATGCAAAAAGCGATGCAGAAAAAATTGCTATCTTTAGAAAGTATTTTGATCCAAAGCTTCAAAACTATCCAAAGGTAAGTGAGCAGGAGTTAAAACAAATGACAGATTTGTTTTCTAAGTATCAAAAGCTTGGTTTAAGAGCTGTGCCTGCTATCATCAATGATAAATAA